A single genomic interval of Mangifera indica cultivar Alphonso chromosome 5, CATAS_Mindica_2.1, whole genome shotgun sequence harbors:
- the LOC123216352 gene encoding protein PLANT CADMIUM RESISTANCE 11-like: MCSSNSIDFQKESSPSPTAPPYPHPPPEPLASYKAATVQLNETYQTKSSGPTAPISNPLGPIPWSSGLCDCCDDVSSCCLTCWCPCVTSGRIAEIVDRGSTSCGVSGTLYSLILWLTGCSCLYSGFYRSKLRGQYFLEERPCADCCVHCCCEECALCQEYRELMHHGFDMSIGWHGNLAMQQRLAELEESKIG; this comes from the exons ATGTGTTCCTCAAATTCAATTGACTTTCAAAAAGAATCATCACCATCACCAACAGCGCCACCATATCCACACCCACCACCAGAGCCACTTGCTTCCTATAAGGCAGCAACTGTTCAACTCAATGAAACATATCAAACAAAAAGTAGTGGTCCGACCGCTCCAATCTCCAATCCTCTCGGCCCAATTCCTTGGTCCAGTGGCCTCTGTGACTGTTGTGATGATGTTAGCTCTT GTTGCTTAACATGCTGGTGTCCTTGTGTTACTTCTGGACGAATTGCAGAAATCGTTGATAGAGGGTCGACCT CATGTGGAGTGAGTGGAACGCTGTACAGTTTAATATTGTGGCTGACTGGTTGCTCGTGCTTGTACTCGGGCTTTTATCGATCAAAATTGAGGGGACAGTACTTCTTGGAGGAGAGGCCTTGCGCAGACTGTTGCGTGCATTGTTGTTGTGAGGAATGTGCTTTGTGTCAAGAGTATAGGGAGCTCATGCATCATGGCTTTGACATGTCAATtg GGTGGCATGGGAACTTGGCAATGCAGCAAAGATTAGCTGAACTTGAAGAATCTAAAATAGGATGA
- the LOC123215454 gene encoding transcription factor PERIANTHIA-like isoform X2 yields the protein MARNTCRHLYVQGVQRGALVVVDSMDQSKVKTGDQKVLRRLAQNREAARKSRLRKKAYVQQLESSRLRLAQLEQELQRARQQGFFIPTGVSGEQGHSGTGSGALAFDLDYTHWLDEHQRLINDLRLAVNSHMGDNELRHHVNGVMTHYDEVFQLKSIGAKADVFHMLSGMWKTPAERCFMWLGGFRSSELVKILGNHLEPLTDQQLMGICNLQQSSQQAEDALSQGMEALQQSLVDTLSTATVSPAGSGNVVDYMGQMAIAMGKLAMLENFLHQADLLRQQTLQQMHRILTTRQAARALLVINDYTSRLRALSSLWLARPRD from the exons ATGGCGAGGAATACTTGTCGTCATTTGTAT GTTCAAGGAGTTCAGCGTGGAGCACTTGTAGTTGTGGATTCCATGGATCAATCCAAGGTTAAAACTGGTGACCAAAAG GTGCTGCGTAGGTTGGCTCAGAATCGGGAAGCTGCAAGAAAGAGTCGACTGAGGAAGAAG GCATATGTCCAGCAGCTAGAGAGTAGTCGACTCAGGCTTGCACAACTAGAGCAGGAGCTTCAAAGAGCTCGCCAGCAG GGTTTTTTTATTCCAACTGGAGTTTCAGGGGAGCAGGGCCATTCTGGGACTGGAAGTG GGGCTTTGGCATTTGACCTGGACTATACACACTGGCTTGATGAACATCAGAGGCTGATCAATGACCTAAGATTAGCTGTAAATTCTCATATGGGTGATAATGAATTACGCCACCATGTTAACGGTGTTATGACACATTATGATGAAGTATTCCAACTAAAGAGCATTGGTGCAAAGGCTGATGTATTTCACATGCTATCTGGTATGTGGAAAACACCCGCTGAAAGGTGTTTCATGTGGTTGGGTGGATTTCGTTCATCTGAACTTGTTAAG ATACTTGGCAACCACCTAGAACCCTTGACAGATCAACAATTGATGGGCATTTGCAATCTACAGCAGTCCTCCCAGCAGGCTGAAGATGCCTTATCCCAAGGAATGGAAGCTTTGCAACAGTCTCTTGTAGACACACTTTCGACTGCAACTGTCAGCCCTGCTGGTTCAGGAAATGTTGTTGATTACATGGGGCAAATGGCAATTGCAATGGGCAAACTTGCCATGCTAGAGAATTTCCTCCACCAG GCTGATCTTCTGAGGCAGCAGACACTTCAACAAATGCATCGAATATTGACAACTCGACAAGCAGCACGTGCCCTTTTGGTTATAAATGATTACACTTCACGCCTTCGGGCCCTCAGTTCACTGTGGTTAGCCCGTCCTAGAGATTAA
- the LOC123215454 gene encoding transcription factor TGA2.3-like isoform X1, translated as MQSFKPAPATDPDLYCHSSFFLRGVDESGLNQTRFADLGELEQPFQNDAVDLSPSAMFCLKASNASVVSNNFHCNTLATSIGCVTEIVASTGTGGCLDTGQFIYQKGTTVGSSLANGHIENWGESGSRMADNSQQTDTSTDVDTDEKNQVQGVQRGALVVVDSMDQSKVKTGDQKVLRRLAQNREAARKSRLRKKAYVQQLESSRLRLAQLEQELQRARQQGFFIPTGVSGEQGHSGTGSGALAFDLDYTHWLDEHQRLINDLRLAVNSHMGDNELRHHVNGVMTHYDEVFQLKSIGAKADVFHMLSGMWKTPAERCFMWLGGFRSSELVKILGNHLEPLTDQQLMGICNLQQSSQQAEDALSQGMEALQQSLVDTLSTATVSPAGSGNVVDYMGQMAIAMGKLAMLENFLHQADLLRQQTLQQMHRILTTRQAARALLVINDYTSRLRALSSLWLARPRD; from the exons ATGCAAAGCTTCAAACCAGCTCCTGCTACTGACCCTGATTTATATTGCCACTCTTCCTTCTTTCTCAg gGGAGTAGATGAAAGTGGCCTAAACCAGACGCGTTTTGCGGATCTTGGAGAGCTTGAACAACCTTTTCAGAACGATGCTGTTGATTTAAGCCCAA GCGCCATGTTCTGTTTAAAAGCCAGTAACGCTTCTGTTGTTTCCAATAACTTCCACTGCAACACCTTGGCCACG agcattgggtgtgttacagaaataGTAGCTTCAACTGGGACTGGGGGGTGTTTGGATACAGGTCAATTTATATACCAGAAGGGGACAACGGTTGGTTCCTCGTTGGCAAACGGGCATATTGAGAACTGGGGTGAGTCAGGCTCACGCATGGCTGATAACAGCCAGCAGACTGACACTTCTACAGATGTTGACACTGATGAGAAAAACCAG GTTCAAGGAGTTCAGCGTGGAGCACTTGTAGTTGTGGATTCCATGGATCAATCCAAGGTTAAAACTGGTGACCAAAAG GTGCTGCGTAGGTTGGCTCAGAATCGGGAAGCTGCAAGAAAGAGTCGACTGAGGAAGAAG GCATATGTCCAGCAGCTAGAGAGTAGTCGACTCAGGCTTGCACAACTAGAGCAGGAGCTTCAAAGAGCTCGCCAGCAG GGTTTTTTTATTCCAACTGGAGTTTCAGGGGAGCAGGGCCATTCTGGGACTGGAAGTG GGGCTTTGGCATTTGACCTGGACTATACACACTGGCTTGATGAACATCAGAGGCTGATCAATGACCTAAGATTAGCTGTAAATTCTCATATGGGTGATAATGAATTACGCCACCATGTTAACGGTGTTATGACACATTATGATGAAGTATTCCAACTAAAGAGCATTGGTGCAAAGGCTGATGTATTTCACATGCTATCTGGTATGTGGAAAACACCCGCTGAAAGGTGTTTCATGTGGTTGGGTGGATTTCGTTCATCTGAACTTGTTAAG ATACTTGGCAACCACCTAGAACCCTTGACAGATCAACAATTGATGGGCATTTGCAATCTACAGCAGTCCTCCCAGCAGGCTGAAGATGCCTTATCCCAAGGAATGGAAGCTTTGCAACAGTCTCTTGTAGACACACTTTCGACTGCAACTGTCAGCCCTGCTGGTTCAGGAAATGTTGTTGATTACATGGGGCAAATGGCAATTGCAATGGGCAAACTTGCCATGCTAGAGAATTTCCTCCACCAG GCTGATCTTCTGAGGCAGCAGACACTTCAACAAATGCATCGAATATTGACAACTCGACAAGCAGCACGTGCCCTTTTGGTTATAAATGATTACACTTCACGCCTTCGGGCCCTCAGTTCACTGTGGTTAGCCCGTCCTAGAGATTAA
- the LOC123217729 gene encoding CTL-like protein DDB_G0274487: MNDSQYFSTSDSSSITTVDPTVGRSRRSTDGNQTIAIESRHWRDVFWLGIFIIHLVGLGFVLVVLGINRFKKSDRLNIDRITQRLWENKPGLTETYWPMYAVAGGVGSVLGWIWLLLLGYRANQMMKISVHILTTYLAVISVLCFWCNQVFWGVAFAIAAAIQFLYVISVIDRLPFTMLVLQKAVKMVWGLPEVMRVAYAFMGVMLLWMGIWSFGASGVVASSMGDGGRWWLLLVLSVSLFWTGAVLCNTVHVIVSGMVFLVLIHDGRESGSVPSNPLMKSLQYAVTTSLGSICYGSLFTAAIRTLRWEIRGVRSKIGNNECLLCCVDFLFHLVETLVRFFNKYAYVQIAVYGKGFNRSARDAWELFQSTGVEALVAYDCSGAVLLMGTILGGLITGTCSGIWAYTKSKDRVIMVGSTAMLMGMILVGLGMVVVESAVTSIYICYAEDPLLIHRWDAEFFNQMSETLHQRLQYRSARVREVLTNNHLNGHAHTQETLSV; encoded by the exons ATGAACGACTCTCAGTACTTCTCTACATCTGATTCCTCTTCAATCACCACCGTCGATCCG actGTAGGAAGGAGTCGAAGAAGTACTGATGGTAATCAAACGATCGCAATTGAATCACGGCATTGGCGCGATGTTTTCTGGCTAGgaatatttataatacattTGGTTGGTTTAGGGTTTGTTCTTGTGGTTCTTGGGATCAATAGATTTAAGAAATCAGATAGGCTTAATATTGATAGAATCACCCAACGACTATGGGAGAATAAACCTGGATTGACAGAAACTTATTGGCCAATGTATGCAGTTGCTGGTGGTGTTGGGTCTGTCCTTGGATGGATTTGGTTGTTGTTGCTTGGTTATCGTGCAAACCAAATGATGAAGATTTCGGTGCACATTTTGACCACTTATCTTGCTGTCATCAGTGTCCTCTGTTTTTGGTGCAATCAGGTTTTTTGGGGCGTTGCATTTGCGATTGCTGCTGCAATACAGTTCTTGTATGTTATATCAGTAATAGACAG ACTTCCGTTTACCATGCTGGTGCTGCAAAAAGCAGTGAAGATGGTGTGGGGTCTTCCTGAAGTTATGAGAGTAGCATATGCATTCATGGGAGTAATGCTTTTATGGATGGGAATATGGTCGTTTGGGGCATCTGGTGTTGTGGCTTCAAGCATGGGTGACGGTGGACGCTGGTGGCTTCTTTTG GTGCTCTCAGTAAGCTTATTTTGGACAGGTGCTGTCCTCTGTAATACAGTGCATGTGATAGTGTCTGGGATGGTTTTTCTTGTTCTTATCCATGATGGTCGAGAATCAGGATCAGTGCCTTCCAACCCATTGATGAAATCCCTCCAATATGCTGTGACAACATCATTGGGCAGCATTTGCTATGGGTCACTCTTCACAGCTGCAATTCGGACGTTAAGGTGGGAG ATCAGAGGAGTTCGCTCCAAGATTGGCAACAATGAGTGTTTGCTTTGCTGTGTTGATTTTCTGTTCCATTTAGTGGAGACTCTTGTTCGATTCTTCAACAAGTATGCATATGTCCAG ATTGCTGTATATGGTAAAGGTTTTAACCGATCAGCAAGGGATGCCTGGGAGTTATTCCAATCAACTGGAGTTGAAGCACTTGTTGCATATGATTGTTCAGGTGCTGTTCTACTGATGGGTACTATTTTGGGTGGGCTTATCACTGGAACTTGCTCAGGGATTTGGGCATATACTAAATCGAAAGACAGAGTGATTATGGTGGGTTCAACTGCAATGTTAATGGGAATGATTTTG GTGGGATTGGGAATGGTTGTGGTGGAAAGTGCAGTTacatccatatatatatgttatgcaGAAGACCCCTTGTTGATTCACAGATGGGATGCCGAATTCTTTAACCAGATGTCTGAGACATTACACCAGCGTCTCCAATATAGAAGTGCAAGAGTCAGGGAAGTATTGACCAACAATCACCTCAATGGCCATGCCCATACCCAAGAAACTCTTTCTGTTTGA
- the LOC123216000 gene encoding protein ASPARTIC PROTEASE IN GUARD CELL 1-like: MWHLLLHLLICTLFFTSPFVHSRTTPHSFKTSILDVSASIQNTLNVLSLHPQTTQLFKAQQHNLDSIVSASSKLSMALLPRVSLRGTSHTDYKSLTLARLERDSARVRSLSTRLDLAINHISSSDLKPLDNGLEFQAEDLESPIVSGTSQGSGEYFSRIGIGNPPSQVYMVLDTGSDINWLQCAPCSDCYQQADPIFDPASSSSYFPLTCDTEQCKSLDESECRNGTCLYEVSYGDGSYTVGDLVTETIILGSAKVNNVAIGCGHNNEGLFVGAAGLLGMGGGSLSFPSQINATTFSYCLVDRDSDAASTLEFETLLHQNVVSAPLLRNPELDTFYYLGVTGLSVGGELLSVSESAFKIDETGNGGIIIDSGTAITRLQTDTYKALRDAFVKGAQDLVSTTGVSLFDTCYDLSSKSSVEVPTVTFHFADGKALPLPPKNYLIPVDSNGTFCLAFAPTTSSLSIIGNAQQQGTRVSFDLVNSLVGFSPDKC; encoded by the coding sequence ATGtggcatcttcttcttcaccttctTATCTGTACCCTCTTCTTCACTTCACCCTTTGTTCACTCTCGAACCACTCCACATAGCTTCAAAACTTCCATTCTTGATGTCTCCGCTTCCATTCAAAACACTCTCAATGTTCTCTCGCTCCATCCCCAAACCACACAGCTCTTTAAAGCACAACAACACAACTTAGACTCGATAGTCTCAGCTTCTTCTAAGCTTTCCATGGCGTTACTACCAAGAGTTTCGCTTCGGGGAACTTCACACACTGATTACAAGTCCCTCACTTTAGCCCGACTCGAGCGTGACTCGGCCCGAGTTAGATCTCTATCCACTCGGTTAGATCTGGCCATTAACCATATCTCCTCATCGGATCTTAAACCATTAGACAACGGCTTGGAATTCCAAGCTGAGGATCTAGAAAGTCCCATTGTGTCGGGGACGAGTCAAGGAAGTGGGGAGTATTTCTCCCGAATTGGAATCGGTAACCCGCCGAGTCAGGTGTATATGGTGCTCGATACCGGAAGTGACATCAACTGGTTACAGTGCGCACCCTGCTCTGACTGCTACCAGCAAGCCGACCCCATTTTCGATCCGGCTTCCTCGTCTTCCTATTTTCCTCTCACGTGTGACACCGAACAATGTAAGTCCCTCGACGAGTCTGAGTGTCGTAACGGCACTTGTCTCTACGAAGTATCTTATGGAGATGGTTCATACACCGTCGGCGATTTAGTCACCGAAACTATCATACTCGGCTCAGCTAAGGTTAATAATGTAGCCATCGGCTGCGGTCACAATAATGAGGGGCTATTTGTTGGAGCCGCCGGCTTACTTGGAATGGGAGGTGGTTCGCTATCTTTTCCTTCTCAGATTAACGCGACTACTTTCTCTTACTGTCTCGTCGACCGTGATTCTGACGCAGCATCAACTCTCGAGTTCGAAACGCTGTTACATCAAAATGTCGTTTCTGCTCCTTTACTCCGTAACCCCGAACTCGACACATTTTATTATCTCGGTGTAACGGGACTCAGTGTGGGCGGTGAGTTACTCTCTGTTTCCGAGTCAGCATTCAAAATAGATGAGACAGGTAACGGAGGGATAATTATCGACTCGGGAACGGCGATAACTCGGTTGCAAACGGACACGTACAAGGCGTTACGCGATGCCTTTGTTAAGGGGGCTCAGGATTTGGTGTCAACTACTGGTGTGTCGTTATTCGACACGTGCTATGATTTGTCGTCTAAGAGTAGCGTTGAGGTGCCTACGGTGACGTTTCATTTTGCAGATGGAAAAGCGTTACCGTTGCCACCGAAGAATTATTTAATACCAGTTGACTCAAATGGAACGTTTTGTTTGGCGTTCGCTCCTACGACGTCGTCATTGTCAATCATTGGGAACGCACAGCAGCAGGGGACACGAGTTAGTTTCGATCTAGTTAACTCTCTGGTGGGGTTCTCACCAGATAAATGTTGA
- the LOC123216925 gene encoding GDT1-like protein 4 produces the protein MASLVQGFSKSLAMTVLSEIGDKTFFAAAILAMRHPRRLVLSGCLAALIVMTILSAVVGWAAPNLISRKLTHHITTLLFFGFGLWSLWDAFTDGGEAEELAAVEKKLDADFKANGVTTKAGSKADDESKKKRPFLSQFFSPIFLKAFSITFFGEWGDKSQLATIGLAADENPFGVVLGGIIGQALCTTAAVVGGKSLASQISEKIVALSGGVLFIVFGLQSFLSSAES, from the exons atgGCTTCACTCGTACAG GGTTTTAGCAAGTCGCTTGCCATGACGGTTCTCTCGGAGATCGGCGACAAGACATTTTTTGCTGCTGCG ATCTTGGCAATGCGTCATCCAAGGAGACTTGTCTTGTCAGGTTGCCTGGCAGCTTTGATT GTGATGACTATTCTTTCTGCTGTTGTTGGCTGGGCAGCTCCAAATCTT ATCTCTCGTAAATTGACTCATCACATAACAACATTGCTGTTCTTTGGATTTGGTCTATGGTCTTTGTGGGATGCTTTTACTGATGGagg GGAGGCTGAAGAATTGGCTgcagttgaaaaaaaattg GATGCTGACTTTAAAGCAAATGGAGTAACCACCAAAGCGGGCAGTAAG GCTGATGATGAGTCAAAGAAGAAGCGGCCATTCCTCTCTCAGTTCTTCTCTCCAATCTTCTTGAAG GCATTTTCTATTACTTTCTTTGGGGAATGGGGTGACAAGAGCCAG CTAGCTACAATTGGTTTGGCTGCAGATGAGAACCCATTTGGTGTTGTTCTTGGAGGAATTAT AGGACAAGCATTGTGTACCACTGCTGCTGTTGTTGGAGGAAAGAGCTTGGCATCTCAGATATCAGAGAAAATA GTTGCACTCTCAGGTGGAGTTCTCTTTATTGTTTTTGGACTCCAATCCTTCCTTTCATCAGCGGAGtcataa
- the LOC123216926 gene encoding ATP-dependent Clp protease adapter protein CLPS1, chloroplastic, producing METAICGRLALSPNTVFNSKPGDRQSLCKGAYANRNILMAVSATGTGKGGVLERPVIERTSPGRESEFDLRKKKKITPPYRVILHNDNYNKREYVVQVLMKVIPGMTLDNAVNIMQEAHYNGLSVVIICSQADAEDHCMQLRGNGLLSSIEPASGGGC from the exons ATGGAGACTGCAATTTGTGGGAGACTAGCTCTTTCACCTAACACCGTCTTCAATTCTAAACCAG GGGACAGACAGTCTCTTTGTAAAGGAGCATATGCCAATCGGAATATTCTCATGGCTGTTTCAGCAACAGGAACAGGTAAAGGAGGGGTGTTGGAGAGGCCAGTTATAGAGAGAACCTCTCCTGGCCGGGAATCTGAATTTGATCTGAG gaaaaaaaagaagattactCCACCATATCGAGTGATACTGCACAATGACAACTACAATAAACGGGAATATGTTGTCCAAGTATTAATGAAGGTTATACCAGGAATGACTCTGGACAATGCTGTTAATATCATGCAAGAAGCACATTACAATGGGTTGTCGGTTGTGATTATTTGCTCTCAGGCAGATGCCGAGGATCATTGCATGCAACTAAGAGGCAATGGGCTACTGAGTTCTATTGAACCTGCAAGTGGTGGTGGTTGCTGA